The following DNA comes from Vigna radiata var. radiata cultivar VC1973A chromosome 4, Vradiata_ver6, whole genome shotgun sequence.
TTTTTGACAGATTAACTCTTTGTTAGACTGGTTTTTAGGTTAGCAATTTTAGAATTCTACCAGCCCAGACCAGTTTTTAAAACATTAGGTGCTTGTTATTAGGTTAATTCCATGTTGCACAAACTAAGGAGGAAGAATAGAATACTAAATAGAGAACAAATTCACATAATTTATTGGAAGAAACATTAACCCAATACAAAGACTGTCATGTATGTGctacattcttaattaaattatcatgGCTAAACAGCACAATGACTTGAAAGTGAGCTAAACATGAAATAGAATTGCATCAGGAAATCAATGGCACTTTATTTACAGAGACAGGAAACTAGAATAGAAGGAAGGAGACTTTTCCCCCTTATCCATAACAGGTTCATATGTGGTGAGGTGAATTAACACAAATAGAACATCATTTACAGATAAAATACAATGTTAAGAACATGACATGCATGCAAAGCTAGGGGTCTGCTTTACCAACAACCTGCTCATCACTAGAATCAGATTCATCTTCACTCATCTCCTCATCACTGGATTTCTCTTCAGTGACTTCCCCTATGTCTTCAGGCTTAGCATACTTCTCACAGTACTCTGACATTCCAGCCCAAAACACATCATCACTATCATGTATGAATTGAGcaataaagaaaaacttaattggttctaaatataaaaatcagagATTGATACGGTTTCAAAGCTAGATTAATTGTCTTGGAAGTGATACAGTCTAACAAGTTAGATAAACACAGCTGTACTTTTGGATGTCTAATGGTACGCAGCAAAAACTGAAATGTAATAAAGTTACTACTTCATTGTCCATTgatacttgaaagcatgaaatGGAGTGCATTTCGTTAGGTTTGGTTTCCTTTCATCCTTGttttaaacaaatcaaacaGACATTCTTTATTAACCACCTGTCTGAACACCAGAGTGCAGACAttcctttcttgtttttatGCCTCACTTTTATGTTAAGGATTTGATGGTATCATAAAAGGCAGTAACATGATAATGGTGGCATGCTGTCAACAAAATCAGTTATGTTAAAGGATCAGAACTTGAgatgttaaaaatttataatgcaGTTAAGAAGAGAaacaatttgttttaataatattaataagataGCTGAATGAGGtcaacaattattaaaaaataaagttctaAATGTTTGAGTGTACATTCAAGCATATTCACATCCAATTCACTGAGTAATGATGGTAGTTTGACTCATCTACTACCCAAAGGTCGAAAATGTTAATGCAAATGTCCAAGTTGGTTTAGATATTGACAGTGGCTGGCATGACAAAAACCTAAACAAAAAAACTGCAAAGAAAACATAGCAAGTCTTTGACACATACAGAGAAATGAGTGTATATAAACTAATGCAAGAAATGCCGTTTTAGAAAATGAGCAGAACAGATGAATACCTTTAACCCTTATCTCATAAGCAGATCGGTCACGCATCATTAAAGCCGCAGCTTCTCCATTCAAGGGGTCTGATGGATTGGGATACAGCAGAAGTTGTGGTAGAAACACCTCAAACACATTAACAAGATCTGGAAGGAAGAAAGTGGTTTTGTTTGACAAACAAGAACaagtaaaaatattcaactttgaacaatccacacattttctcagaaaatttattgaatttcatTACCAAACATGGGACTCCAGGTTTGATTGATAACATCCAGACAAACTGATCCTGACCTGAGATTATTGTTATCAATCAGACACGCTGACACACAATAAGTCACTCAAATACATAATAAGTCGCTCAAATGTCAGAACATTACTACTATTTGCTTACATCTCATCAACATTTGGGTGATAGATCTTGTTGACAAAGCCAATGGAAGGAGATTTATAAGGATAAGCATCAGGCAACTCAACTCTCACTTTCCACACACCACCATGATAAGGACCTGCCAAAAGCCATCCAACAGATAAGAAGACTATAGGAAAAGGAAGCTCCATGATACAGAAATATTGATAAGGATCTCAAACCAGGCCGAAACAACAATCAAAGGTGAAATCAATAACTATGGTGCAAAAACTGATACAGgtaaaaaccaacaaaatttaGCTCACACCAATCCCTTTCTGGCTGGACATCAGTTCCGTATTCACACTAACAACTCCACAACAAGCAAAAGGGAAATCAATAAGAAAGTACAAAAATCATTTGCAAAATTAAAGAGcgaaaaaaatattgttcttcaAAAATCTATGAACAGAATCCACAGAAAACACAAAGCAATTAACACAATAAACACAAGGGGCATAAAAAGGTACCGATATCATCTTGTAGCTACACAAATCTAAAGCTACCAAGGTCAAACAGCTATCTCCACAAATAAGACAgcaagaaaaaagggaaaagaccGACAAAAGCAAAGCATCCAACTTGATGAGAAGCaagaaagcaagaaagaaaGGAGAGGGAGGAAAGGGAACTGACTGTCATTGGGTCCATGGAATTGCACATAAAATTCTTGCATTCCATCATTAATCATCTCCACCTTGTAATCACTCATCATCCTAGGGaaaggaaaagataaagaagacCCAGAATCAGAAAGAGAAGGGGAAAAGAGGCCattagaaaaagattaaaacttcgatggaattgaagaaagaaaggatTAACAGTTTCATCAAGTCCATCTCTCTGCGCTTGCTTGGGGAAGACATGGTTCTGTGTGTGTTGGTCGGCCCTTGCTTTgcctttttccttctcctctttAGCCTTTCCTTTGGCAAGTGGAGAGAGAAGTTAAGATTGGAGACTCTTGTGCAAGCTGAAAACAAGTAAAATTTGGTTCAGACAGCAATCAGCACAACTAgcagataataataataatattaatattagataaataataatagtaataataataattatcattatataacaataataattattatataataataacaaattaattataaaacctctatgaattatttttctcattatttaattgtatttttttattttttatctaacttttaacaaatttacatatttattaagaaaatgattaaatatatttttatgtataaattaccatgattttagtttttattctttttttaaaattttatttattttcgttctttttcttttaaaaggttgcggatttagttttcttttttatgtggTAAACGGTATATCATGTCCCAAACTCGTTTAAGACATGTATAATGTGTTCTAAAGTTGACAAGATAGTTCGATGACAAATAATGTATCATATTTTCAACTTGATAAGGTCGGTAAGACATGTGTAATGTGTCTGCAAGTTGACAAAACATCCGGATAGCTTGGTGGAAAGTACAAACAGTTCAGTAAGGTAAATGGAGAACTCAGATAGTTCGGTAAAAATCTAGATAACCAGATAAGGTGAATAGGACACTTAGATAACTCAGTGGAAAGTTAAGATAACCCGATAAAGTGTAAGGAGAACTTAGATAACTCGATAGGAGTTCTAGAGAGCTCAGCAAGATGTATTGAGAACTCAGATAACTCGGTGGGCTGTCCATATAACTATCTGAGTTCTCAATACAGGTTGTCGAGCTATTTAGAATCGATCTATCTGAGTTTTCCATGATCTTTTTTTGGGTTATCCAAACTTTCCACTGAACTATATAAGTGCTCCATTGAGCTTGCCAGACTGTTTGAACTTCCTACCAAACTATTCAAATGTCTTGTTGACCTAGAAACATAATACAATGTCTTGTCAACCTTACAATACTTATCTATCTTGTCGACCTTAAAATATAACACACTTGTCTTGTCTTAAAATGTGACACAATGTTTATTacgtaaaaaaaactaaaactatttgTTATATAGAACTAAATTAATAATCTTttgaaagaaagacaaaaacaaaaaatggctgaaaaaaaatgacaaacatATTCGATcctaaaagaataaaagtcaaaaaatagtatacaatttttgttttgtataaaagtaaatttaaataggaaattttacaattatttgatcttagataagaaattttattattgtaattgtcAAAAGGTGTTAGTATAACGTTTCAATTTGGAATACCGCAATTAtgagtaaaaatttaaaaattttaaaatataatatgattgcgaaaatctaaattcaataaatttttacaattagTCAAAAATAATCCAGAATTccaattaattacaaaatcaaaCTCCAAATAAAATCACTTAATCAAAACCAAACCCTAAGTTTCCCACTCTCGCAATCAACGGTTGTGTTATTCAATATGTGAATCATCTGCATTATAATATGCTCCTGTATAAAACAATCATCGCATGTGGAAACCACAATCTcaacatgcaagggtgagctaacagGAAACAATACAAGATAATACACAATAACCACACCCATCCACCTTATTCAAATATCCATCCCCAATCTATAAAGTCAATCACATTCGCATCACGCAAAAATAGATTACAACAAACACCAGTGATTTGTCCCCTGTATCCTACCAAACCACTTATTTTTTTGAACCACACTCAAACTCATTCTCTTCCTGCATCCATGGTCGAAAGAATTATCGTAGATTTAGTACGTATGACAAAACGACCACACAACCTGTCATAACCTCACACACATATAAACAACGACACACAATACAATCATGTTCAAACATCCCACAACCAACCATACAACTCGACAACGAAATAGCAAAACACAATTGATAACACCTACAACTCAACAATAATCACAAACAACTCaaccaaacacacacacaacatgATATCATACAAAAACAACACGATAACAAACTCAAACAACATAACAATCGTACAAAATAGCTTGACAACATACTCAACAACATggcaagaaagaaaaacaagaaaacaaactcAAGAACGTAATCTCCCCTTATTTGGTTTCCTGTTAAGACTTTTTCCTAAAATAAACAATGTCCTCCAATTGCACCCCTAAGCTCTTATAGACCTTCACTCGATCAAATTCTCACTTTCGCCCTCaaagtttttatgttttttattttttttttctgtggcTAGAGTTTTTATACAAATAAGAGGTGTCTAATATAGTAATCACTGTATatgagattaatttttcttgtgttgAGTATACATAGagtactctatttataatagaagaaatatagatTAAATCCAAAATACTAATAAGGAGTaataaaatataggtttaaacctctttttggtccctaagttatgagcagatgttcagtttagtccccgcttttaaaaatgtaaacctttggttcctaagttataaaaaatgtatcaaatgagtccttttttaatgttcatggtcaaagtacaaagagcaatctaaagtgctgttattattaagaaacaaatcagagcaatctaaagatgtagcagttgttaagaaacaaccaaaaacagtatttcaagtcaaaaaaggactcatttgatacattttttataacttagggaccaaatatttacatttttaaaagcggggactaaactgaacatccacttataacttagagaccaaaaagaggtttaaacctaaaatataaatatataaaaataggaTATATATCTaagatatctaataataatCTATCTAACcaaagacatatttaacccaattgaatttattttcaaaatatttataaaaactcattattttcataatataataaaataaaattatctttaacttaattaattttgataaatctcttgataatatattttatcttaatatttttattctaattgatTATGATAAGAACCTAAAtactacattttattttatatttgttatctaATAATActatctaattatatataataatatctcaaATTATCTttcaatagataaatatatatagtatataacaatattaaagaatatcttttaaaatatctaataataatttttctaattcaataatttttctccaaatcttatattttaaaacatttttttaattaaaataaactataaaaataaaaaaattattttgtcttttatttaaatagttaaccacatttgtatatatttcttaattattaaaatttctatAATTCCATGTTTCCCTCCTTTAACCGAGAAtgtacaataattattatagatattaatACATATCACACTtacacataaaacaaataaacaaattaacatAGAACTAGAAAAATAAGACACCACCAATCCTTAACAAAAAAAGCTCTAactaactatttattttataataattatctttttcttcttttaaataataactctCATACTACCATATTTtctagatatatttttttagatatcTAATTGTTCTTGCTGTTAATGTTAGAAtgtacttaaaaataaaaataaaaagagaatgatGATGATGCCAAAGATATTTCTCgttgttggtttttcttttaaatttatgaattttatttgatcttttatactatattaaccgagtaattttaatttattttatcttactaTCAATCAATAAATAACAGAAATTTAATGTGACGTTTTATAATACTTTCGTAATATCATATTGATATTGAcgattattatacttttaagtTATTTCGTTATATACATACTAATTGttaagaatgaaaaatggaaaataaattaaattaaaaagggaaaatgaattttaataaaatagattaaattattaatgaaaaaaataataattgggAGAAGTAACAAAGATGATGATAGAGTATTCTAGTAGGCTTCTGGCCAGGGTTTAGGTTAAGTGAgcattctatttatttttattttatttttatcagcaAGTGGTCTAGTTTTGATGTGTTTGAGTTGAGATGATTATTggaatatttattttcaaaaaatattttaatttttcttagtaTTAATGAATgataatcttaatttttatttgtattaaattatatagAAAATCTGTTTCTAAAagattgataaataaattaatttttaattggaatattattttattttggaaactcttattttatttaaactaaaatgtcaagtaaattttttctttattattattttcgtcATTAATTTAACCTAATTGTTGTCACTGTcgtattgtaataataataataattattatttttctattatttttattaatgttattatgctagttaatactattattattattactcttattaatattattataatagagCATCCTTCCAAGGTTTGAGGCTTGACCaaaaaattagatttagttGTTTGGATAGGTGTTTAATATGGAGAagtgaaatttttttgtttaaaaagttatattaattttgaataagatAATTGTTTGAAAAGGTCAAAATGAGTCTAAAATTGTGTTGTAAACTTGATATAATAGTTATTAtggttaaaatgatttttattttgtttatcttgagtataaaatcCTTGAAGTAAGCtcatttatcttattattaattgatCCCATATTACTTATGTTGTTAGccttgtttataaatttattcacgcccctacaaattttcatttggaCATGGCCCTATTGAACAAGTGATTTTACTAACCAAGAATGACCATACATAAATTAAACGTTAATAATGATTATGGTGAGATTGAAAATATGCTTAATGAAAATCTAATATTGGTTGTTGTATGTTTATTAGAGGTAACCTTTTGGTTTGACATGGTAAAAAGCATGTTGTAGTTCAGTCTAGTAGGTGAATATCATGTCATGatttttacttcttttcaaattatatatctcCAAGGTTTCCTATGTATTCTTTGTTTTCCaaataatattcttaaaacACTTTTTGTGACAAccacaaaattatgaaaattataatcaatcatatattttatgtgtgaaatatatatgaaaattgatTCGCACTTTATCtcttagaaaattaaaaatcaaattttttcaaAGTGATTATATTTAGAGTCATGATCAACTAGATAATGTATTTACCAAAGCAATGAAATCTTTCTTTTCCAATCTTTCAAAAAGTAAACACGAATACTCCAAGAGTTTACTTTctctttatttagtttaattgttagtgttaaatatcaattattataattgatattataatattgatattaaattggtggagtttattcccttaactctttccaattacattatcaatttgtatatttatactattgtaatCAAATGATAGaatcaattcattcaaatatttttctgtaCACCTATCCATGAATCACTCATTGTCACTATGCAACACTTTCCATAAATCAACAAGGAATACATGTGCGAGTTTCAAGAACCTCTTTACAATTTTGCTTTAATGCGTAATATGACAAAGAActtgaaaataattgttattatggATGAAGAATAGAGTGATGGTGGTTCAGATCTACCACGTTCACGTTCCTCCTCGTCACTTCCCCTTCTTCGACGACTTTGACATCAACTTCTTCCCTATCAACAACACTGTCATTGATTACCACTTCTACTTATTTGAGCTCCCACACCTCAGATTTTGTGTCTGAACTCATACTCTCCACCATCGCTGAGGAGGGAAACCCTTTCATGCATGTAGTCTAACTTTCCTTGTTCCTTATGACATGTCACAAAGCTTCAATGTTCCCATTGCATTGCTTTGGATCAAAATGGTCATGGTGTTAGACTTCTTTACTATTACTTTGATGGCTACGCTGATTACATCAAGGAAGAAACCATGACTGAAGCTTTGAGTTCGATAATGCTTTTCGGGTATTGGTGAACACTTTTAGAAGATGATGAAGGAGAATAAGGCAAgagcaagaaaggaaaaataagagAATGAGAGTTAGGGATTTTGGAACCCTTTGtctatacataaaaaaataagaaactacTTTATATACTGGTTATAATTAAAACCAATATAGAaaactttcttatttattacaaaaatgtcattgcACCTACTTTCTATATCGATTATAATTAGAACagaaagttttattatttattacaaaaatgtcaccacaTTAACTTTCTATACCAATCATAACAAGAATTAACataaaaagttttcttttttattacaaaagtaTCATTGGGCGTACTTTCCATACCTATTATAACtacaactagtataaaaatattatcatatttacaGTTATGTCATTACATCAccttttatatttgataaataataacttatataaataaatagtcaGTGAAAAGTATCTTTTTCACTAAtgaatagtttttattttattgtaacaACTACATATTTTCTATCAATAGAAATAGAATTAGgttataagttatatatttacatgacataaaaagtaatatatagttattatttattgtttttttataaatgatgtCATGTTTATGAAATAAACTATGTTAGAAAGGAATTACTCATATTATTATGGTCACATAAAGTCTTAATGATTAAAGCTGTCATTTAAATCTCTAATCTATGGGTTGATcttgactttttttaaaatcaagttctattttttttgtctacTTAATAGAAACTTTTTAAAGGCCTCACTTCCCAAAATTCCACATAAAGTGAGTAGGGTTAACATGGGACTAGCTcccaaaaactaaattaattcattttaaatatattttgaattatttctttcatttgcaATCTCTATACAACAATTTTtacatgatattttattaatattttttttcttattttttattcgaAACATCTTTCTACAATGTTGAATAtcgaaataaaattataatttgagaattttattgCACAAGGATAGTTTTCTAATATCTAATGAAAAAAAGAGGCAGTTTTAATAGAAATTAGTGTAATGTTCATtttgtacaaatttttaaaaatgaaagttaaattatatttgattctcatatataatttctaaagagtatataaatattggttttataaaaaaatattcaaaataattttttaatttataatcatattttaaatacataatttcattattttgaaaagttgaaaatataatataggtTAAGTTTGCAAATAaggtaattttaaaaaaatgttcaaagtaagtattttttataaatccacaaataacttatatttggatacaattgtaaaaataattatttttaattcttttgtgtttttaaatttttgtaaatttattttgataaactatttaaaaaagattatatataaatgaacttttaatttatttttagttttcacatgtaaaatataataagtgcgcttcaatttaaaaagaaatgatgTTTTCACaaaaaattcttaataaaaaaatcgaaaaaattatcaacaaaaaaaataaatttatataacataaacatttctgtatgtaaaattgaataaatataaacacaaatttatagaaataaaaaatagatgtCAATATAAttgcataatttaatttagaaagtaAATATGATTAACTTCCAGcatcaattaaactaatatatttaattaataaaaaaaatttaaatattattagtcaaacatgttaaaaagaagaaagataagtGACTTTAACTCATagaattttatgaatatttgagtcgataaaattttaataaaatttttatttggttttgtgAACTTTTTTTCCTCCAAATTATGTGATTAGGATTAAGTCTTAGGATTAATTCTTATATGAAATTGAGTAATTTAACAAATCTACTAATGATATTAGTCATAACccttcattataaataattttataacaaaattgtcATTACTTTGAAGAATAAATAATccttacaattaaaaataaaaaaaaatcatgccTCAGATATTTTTTATGTACATTTCCATCACTCTTTTACATGTCGCTCGGGTTTCAAATATAATACTAtgattacaaaaaagaaaaaa
Coding sequences within:
- the LOC106758585 gene encoding ubiquitin-conjugating enzyme E2-23 kDa; protein product: MSSPSKRREMDLMKLMMSDYKVEMINDGMQEFYVQFHGPNDSPYHGGVWKVRVELPDAYPYKSPSIGFVNKIYHPNVDEMSGSVCLDVINQTWSPMFDLVNVFEVFLPQLLLYPNPSDPLNGEAAALMMRDRSAYEIRVKEYCEKYAKPEDIGEVTEEKSSDEEMSEDESDSSDEQVVGKADP